A region of Nostoc sp. 'Peltigera membranacea cyanobiont' N6 DNA encodes the following proteins:
- a CDS encoding SDR family NAD(P)-dependent oxidoreductase, with translation MDNVNNNEELNNYEIAVIAMVGRFPGAKDIDEFWQNLSLGVESITWFTDEELLEAGVNPDWLSNPNYVKANAVLSGMELFDANFFGYSAKEAEIVDPQQRLFLESAWTALEQAGYNPQIYKGLIGVYAGLGLNSYLLNNLTPNRELLETVDPLQLLICSDKDFLPMRVAYKLNLTGPAVNVQTACSTSLAAVHFACQSLLNGECDMALAGGVSLSFLENTGYLYQEGMILSPDGHCRAFDANAQGTIGGSGVGIVVLKRLNEALADGDCIQAIIKGSAINNDGALKVGYTAPSINGQAAVIAEAQAVAGVDAETISYIEAHGTGTPLGDPIEIAALTQAFAQSTDKKGFCAIGSVKTNVGHLNAAAGVTGLIKSVMALQHKLLPPSLNFSTPNPKIDFANSPFYVNTTLSEWKTNNIPRRAGVSSFGIGGTNAHVILEEAPVFGQGAGGREQGRNYQLLVLSAKTAIALDRATSNLADHLKQHPELNLADVAYTLSIGRWVFNHRRMVVCQNLGEAVKVLSSLESKQVFSNCTEVVDRSVVFMFPGQGSQYVNMTREIYQTEAIFREQVDLCSEILLPQLGLDLRHLIYPDNENSDRASKQLQQTAIAQPAIFVIEYALTKLWQSYGVNPVAAIGHSIGEYVAACIAGVFSLEDALSLVAARGQMMQQLPNGAMLAIPLPEDRVKSLLGQELSLAAINQPFQCVVSGSTTAVDALENQLTTQGIECRRLHTNHAFHSQMMEPILEAFAHRVKQVTLNPPNIPYISNLTGTWITATQAINPDYYAQHLRSTVLFAQGVEKLLATPEQILLEVGPGRTLTTLAKRHPDKAAAQMVLTSVRHPQEEQSDIAFLFTTLGQLWLAGAKVDWFGFYKQEQHYRLPLPTYPFERQRYWIEPPRKNVLEFQTTPSKKPDIADWFYVPSWKRSPLSVSQLEHLQGSVLLFINECNLGSQLAKELKNEFQKVIVVKIGESFKKENQGSYTLNPRQSKDYETLLAELGDIPKTIVHLWSLAEKSHAASELAGIDQALDLGFYSLLFLAQAFGKQNVTDRFQLIVISNNMQDVTAEEKLRPDQATLIGPVRTIPKEYPYLSCRSVDVVIPQSETWQEKQLIRQLQAELKVKSDQQIIAYRKQHRWVQTFESVRLENSNRGIQRLKEGGVYLITGGLGGIGLALAEYLALTVKVKLILTGRSYFPAQTDWEQWLASHDAQDDTSYKIQKLQAIEKLGTKVLIVNADVTNLEQMQNAIAQALELFGQINGVIHSAGVPGGGVIQLKTPEIAQKVLVPKIRGTLVLDALFKDVQLDFFILCSSLSSILNDFGQVDYCAANAFLDAFAHHKTSENGTFTVSINWDGWQEVGMAAAAAKQRIGTLDLPLTPARIDEREKTFSASQSQNFCLEISSPGILETLRFQTAKRQKPGAGEVEIEIYAAGLNYKEVLLALGMLPVQSNTPLNFGLECAGKIVALGEGVEGYQLGDEVIAFSSSCFSAFTTTSASYVAPKPNHLSLEEAATIPISFMTAYYALNKLGRLCKGESVLIHAAAGGVGMAAIQIAQTIGAEIFVTAGSPEKRAFLHSLGIEYVMDSRSLAFADEVMQYTNGKGIDVVLNSLGGEFIPKSLSILAPYGRFLELGKQNIDENSQVGLRLSEKSLSFFTIDLEPNIPNFSSIFLEVVQHFKNGNFSPLPHQVFPISEVAIAFEYMAQAKHIGKLVVSLQDKEALKKIASEVFNGVRSDHIFPKISQPADSGLYEQAIATTNILHKDHKLGLLPAEGVDVFRRLLCNTLPQVIVSTRDLHSRIEQNQVSTLLSFLEESSKEDLPKQLHQRPPITQAYVVPRNKLEQIIAGIWEDVLGFEQVGIHDDFFMLGGDSLVAVRVMAQIKNIFQAELPLATLLQNPTIAQLSQLLKASNHSTINRHLQKLGFHQDKIKVSDSFSEMSNAINSVLVPIQLKGEQVPLFCVHPVGGNVLCYAALSQQLGQEHPIYGLQSLGLIEQQLTLNTIEAMASHYLEEILTVQPQGPYHLIGWSMGGIISYEIAQQLIHRGETVALLVLIDSHIPTAEDIPGKDQLLVEFIKDLAGQSRQSLHSVLESLEGKLVSLEQVFKLTQHHQLFPSELSLEQLQRLWRVFQVNMLALTQYHPQPYNGAVLSLVASESVAQASHTVSNGGDRVIWDTLIKGELSVHIINGDHFTLMREPNQVAEIAYYLGCYL, from the coding sequence ATGGATAATGTCAATAACAACGAAGAGTTAAATAATTATGAAATCGCCGTTATTGCAATGGTGGGCCGGTTTCCAGGAGCCAAAGATATTGATGAATTTTGGCAGAATCTATCTCTTGGGGTAGAATCTATCACTTGGTTTACAGACGAGGAATTGTTAGAGGCTGGCGTTAATCCAGATTGGCTGAGTAACCCCAACTATGTAAAAGCTAATGCTGTTCTGTCAGGCATGGAGTTATTTGATGCGAATTTCTTTGGTTATAGTGCTAAAGAAGCTGAGATCGTCGATCCGCAACAGCGCCTTTTCTTAGAATCGGCATGGACAGCTTTAGAACAGGCTGGTTACAATCCCCAAATTTACAAGGGTTTGATCGGTGTTTATGCGGGTCTAGGTCTGAATAGTTATTTGCTCAACAATCTAACTCCAAACCGCGAACTTTTAGAGACAGTCGATCCTTTACAACTACTAATTTGTAGCGACAAAGATTTTTTGCCGATGCGAGTGGCTTATAAACTCAATTTGACAGGGCCGGCGGTGAATGTGCAAACGGCCTGTTCTACTTCCTTAGCTGCTGTTCACTTTGCTTGCCAAAGTTTGCTCAACGGGGAATGTGACATGGCTTTGGCTGGTGGAGTTTCTCTCAGCTTTCTGGAAAACACGGGTTATTTGTATCAAGAGGGAATGATTCTATCCCCCGATGGACACTGCCGTGCTTTTGATGCCAATGCACAGGGAACTATTGGCGGTAGCGGTGTCGGAATTGTTGTTTTAAAAAGGTTAAACGAAGCTCTAGCTGATGGAGATTGCATCCAGGCAATCATTAAAGGCTCGGCGATCAATAACGATGGTGCCCTGAAAGTGGGTTACACTGCTCCCAGCATCAATGGTCAAGCGGCAGTGATTGCCGAAGCTCAAGCTGTGGCTGGCGTAGATGCCGAGACAATTTCCTATATCGAAGCCCACGGAACTGGCACGCCTCTAGGAGATCCGATTGAAATCGCCGCTTTAACGCAAGCTTTTGCTCAGAGTACTGATAAAAAAGGCTTCTGTGCGATTGGTTCGGTGAAAACAAATGTCGGACATTTGAATGCAGCAGCAGGTGTGACAGGTCTGATTAAAAGTGTAATGGCGCTACAACACAAATTGCTGCCTCCTAGTTTGAACTTCTCGACACCCAATCCCAAAATTGATTTCGCTAATAGTCCTTTCTACGTCAATACAACTCTTAGTGAATGGAAAACAAATAACATTCCTCGCCGAGCTGGGGTTAGTTCTTTTGGAATTGGGGGTACTAATGCTCATGTAATTCTTGAGGAAGCACCTGTTTTTGGGCAGGGGGCAGGGGGCAGGGAGCAGGGGAGAAATTATCAACTGTTGGTACTTTCAGCTAAAACTGCGATCGCACTCGATCGGGCAACATCTAATCTAGCTGACCATTTAAAACAACATCCCGAACTTAATTTAGCTGATGTCGCTTATACTCTCAGCATTGGTCGCTGGGTTTTTAACCACCGCAGGATGGTAGTTTGTCAGAACTTAGGAGAAGCTGTCAAAGTTTTAAGTAGTTTAGAATCAAAACAAGTTTTTAGCAACTGCACTGAAGTTGTAGATCGGTCTGTTGTCTTCATGTTTCCCGGACAGGGTTCTCAGTATGTGAATATGACGCGGGAAATTTACCAAACCGAGGCAATATTTCGAGAACAAGTTGATTTATGCTCAGAAATTCTCTTGCCTCAATTAGGACTCGATCTGCGTCATCTAATCTACCCTGATAATGAAAATAGCGATCGCGCATCAAAGCAACTTCAGCAAACAGCGATCGCTCAACCAGCTATTTTTGTGATTGAATATGCCTTAACTAAATTATGGCAGTCTTATGGAGTAAATCCTGTGGCTGCGATCGGTCACAGTATTGGCGAATATGTCGCCGCTTGTATCGCCGGAGTTTTTTCCTTAGAAGATGCCTTATCTCTGGTAGCAGCACGGGGGCAAATGATGCAGCAACTTCCCAATGGGGCAATGCTTGCTATTCCCCTGCCCGAAGACAGAGTAAAGTCTCTGTTAGGACAAGAACTCTCCTTAGCAGCAATTAACCAACCGTTCCAGTGCGTAGTTTCCGGTTCCACAACAGCAGTAGATGCCCTAGAAAATCAACTGACTACACAAGGCATTGAATGCCGCCGTCTGCATACGAACCATGCCTTCCACTCCCAGATGATGGAACCGATCTTGGAGGCATTTGCACATCGAGTAAAACAAGTTACCTTAAATCCTCCCAACATTCCTTATATATCCAACCTTACTGGTACTTGGATTACCGCTACACAAGCCATAAATCCTGACTATTACGCTCAACATCTGCGTTCCACAGTCCTATTTGCCCAAGGTGTAGAGAAGTTGTTGGCAACACCTGAGCAAATCCTGTTAGAGGTGGGGCCAGGACGGACGCTAACTACATTAGCTAAAAGGCATCCAGACAAAGCAGCTGCACAAATGGTGTTAACTTCAGTCCGTCATCCCCAAGAGGAACAATCGGATATAGCTTTTTTATTCACCACACTGGGGCAACTCTGGCTTGCTGGGGCAAAGGTGGATTGGTTTGGATTCTATAAGCAAGAGCAGCATTATCGCCTTCCCTTACCTACTTATCCCTTTGAACGCCAACGTTATTGGATTGAACCGCCAAGAAAAAATGTTCTTGAGTTTCAAACAACACCAAGTAAAAAACCGGATATCGCTGATTGGTTTTATGTCCCATCCTGGAAAAGGTCGCCACTTTCTGTTAGTCAACTAGAGCATTTACAGGGCAGCGTTCTGCTGTTTATCAATGAGTGCAACTTGGGTTCTCAACTGGCAAAAGAACTTAAAAACGAATTTCAAAAAGTGATTGTTGTCAAGATAGGAGAGTCGTTTAAAAAAGAGAATCAAGGCTCATATACCCTCAATCCTCGACAATCCAAGGACTACGAAACTTTGTTGGCAGAATTGGGAGATATCCCTAAAACCATCGTTCATTTATGGAGTCTAGCCGAAAAAAGTCACGCTGCATCAGAATTGGCAGGAATTGACCAAGCTTTAGATTTAGGATTTTACAGTTTGCTATTTCTTGCTCAGGCATTTGGTAAACAAAATGTTACCGATCGCTTTCAATTGATAGTTATATCAAATAATATGCAGGACGTAACCGCAGAAGAGAAACTACGTCCTGACCAAGCCACTTTAATCGGCCCGGTGAGAACTATTCCTAAAGAATACCCTTACTTAAGTTGTCGTAGTGTTGACGTAGTTATTCCACAATCAGAAACCTGGCAAGAGAAGCAACTGATAAGACAACTGCAAGCAGAATTAAAGGTTAAATCTGACCAACAAATTATTGCCTACCGTAAACAACATCGTTGGGTACAAACTTTCGAGTCAGTCAGATTAGAGAACTCAAATAGGGGAATACAAAGGTTAAAGGAAGGCGGAGTCTATCTGATTACAGGTGGGCTTGGAGGTATAGGACTGGCACTGGCGGAATATTTGGCGCTAACAGTTAAGGTTAAATTGATCCTGACAGGGCGTTCTTATTTTCCGGCTCAAACTGACTGGGAACAATGGCTAGCTAGTCATGACGCTCAAGATGATACAAGTTACAAGATCCAAAAATTGCAAGCAATAGAGAAACTGGGTACTAAGGTTTTGATTGTCAATGCAGATGTTACCAACCTGGAACAAATGCAAAACGCCATAGCTCAAGCATTAGAGCTATTTGGTCAAATTAATGGTGTAATCCACTCAGCAGGTGTTCCTGGGGGAGGCGTGATTCAGCTAAAAACGCCAGAAATAGCACAAAAAGTTCTTGTTCCGAAAATCAGGGGAACTCTCGTACTTGATGCTCTCTTCAAGGATGTTCAGCTAGATTTCTTTATTCTCTGTTCATCACTCAGTTCAATTCTAAATGACTTTGGACAGGTAGACTATTGTGCAGCCAATGCCTTTCTTGATGCCTTCGCTCATCATAAAACCTCAGAAAATGGAACATTCACAGTAAGTATTAACTGGGATGGCTGGCAAGAAGTCGGGATGGCCGCAGCGGCGGCAAAACAACGAATCGGAACCTTGGATCTTCCCTTAACACCCGCTCGAATCGATGAAAGGGAAAAAACCTTTTCCGCTTCCCAAAGCCAGAATTTTTGTTTGGAAATATCCTCTCCTGGTATTTTAGAAACCTTGAGATTTCAAACTGCCAAACGCCAGAAACCAGGTGCAGGTGAGGTAGAAATAGAGATATATGCTGCCGGACTCAACTACAAGGAAGTGCTTTTAGCGCTGGGGATGCTTCCAGTTCAATCTAATACTCCTTTAAACTTCGGTTTGGAATGTGCAGGAAAGATTGTGGCGCTGGGAGAAGGTGTCGAGGGTTATCAATTAGGAGATGAAGTCATTGCCTTTTCTTCTTCCTGCTTTAGCGCATTTACAACAACTTCCGCCTCCTATGTCGCACCCAAACCAAATCATCTGAGTTTAGAAGAGGCAGCAACAATTCCGATTTCGTTTATGACAGCCTACTATGCGCTGAATAAATTGGGCAGGCTTTGCAAAGGGGAAAGTGTTCTCATCCATGCCGCCGCAGGAGGTGTGGGCATGGCTGCGATCCAAATTGCCCAAACGATCGGTGCAGAAATCTTTGTCACAGCTGGCAGTCCAGAAAAACGGGCGTTTCTGCATTCTCTGGGAATTGAATATGTGATGGATTCAAGGTCTTTGGCTTTTGCCGATGAAGTGATGCAATACACTAACGGCAAGGGTATTGATGTAGTTTTGAATTCTTTAGGGGGAGAATTCATACCCAAAAGCTTGTCAATTTTAGCACCTTACGGACGTTTTCTGGAACTTGGCAAGCAAAATATCGATGAGAACAGCCAGGTGGGTTTACGGCTTTCTGAGAAAAGCTTATCCTTCTTTACCATAGATTTGGAGCCGAATATCCCTAACTTTAGTTCAATATTCCTGGAAGTGGTGCAACACTTCAAAAATGGGAATTTTAGTCCCCTTCCTCATCAAGTATTCCCAATTTCAGAAGTGGCGATCGCTTTTGAGTATATGGCACAAGCGAAGCACATCGGCAAGCTCGTTGTATCGTTACAGGATAAAGAGGCACTGAAAAAGATAGCATCTGAAGTGTTCAACGGAGTCCGCTCAGATCATATTTTCCCAAAAATTAGTCAACCTGCTGATTCTGGTCTGTACGAACAAGCGATCGCAACTACAAATATACTTCACAAAGACCATAAGTTAGGGCTGTTACCCGCAGAGGGCGTAGATGTTTTTCGTCGTCTTTTGTGTAATACACTGCCTCAAGTTATTGTATCCACACGAGATTTACATTCTCGGATTGAGCAAAACCAAGTCTCTACACTACTTAGTTTTTTAGAAGAATCATCGAAGGAGGATCTACCCAAACAGCTACACCAACGACCACCAATAACTCAGGCTTATGTTGTTCCGAGAAACAAGCTTGAGCAGATTATTGCTGGTATCTGGGAGGATGTTCTTGGGTTTGAGCAGGTGGGAATCCACGATGATTTCTTTATGTTAGGAGGAGATTCCCTTGTAGCAGTCAGGGTCATGGCTCAAATAAAGAACATATTTCAGGCAGAGTTACCCTTGGCTACCCTGCTCCAGAACCCCACTATTGCCCAACTATCCCAACTGCTCAAAGCCAGTAATCATTCTACTATTAATAGACATCTCCAGAAATTAGGTTTTCACCAAGACAAGATAAAGGTTTCAGATTCTTTTTCGGAGATGTCTAATGCGATTAATTCAGTATTAGTACCCATTCAGCTTAAAGGAGAACAAGTTCCTCTATTCTGTGTTCATCCGGTAGGTGGGAACGTACTGTGCTATGCAGCACTCTCCCAACAGTTAGGGCAGGAACATCCTATCTATGGACTGCAATCATTAGGCTTGATAGAACAACAGCTAACTTTGAACACCATTGAGGCAATGGCCAGTCACTACCTTGAGGAAATCTTGACGGTGCAACCTCAGGGTCCTTATCACCTTATAGGCTGGTCGATGGGAGGTATAATTTCTTACGAAATAGCACAACAGCTTATTCATCGAGGAGAGACAGTTGCATTGTTAGTTCTGATTGATAGCCATATCCCGACTGCTGAAGACATACCAGGCAAGGATCAACTCCTTGTGGAGTTCATAAAAGATTTAGCTGGGCAGTCGAGACAAAGCTTGCACTCAGTTCTAGAGTCACTAGAAGGAAAACTAGTTTCTTTAGAGCAAGTATTCAAACTTACCCAACATCATCAACTTTTCCCATCTGAGTTGTCTTTGGAGCAATTACAGCGCTTATGGCGGGTTTTTCAAGTAAATATGCTGGCCTTAACCCAGTATCACCCGCAGCCATATAACGGGGCAGTTTTATCACTTGTAGCAAGTGAGTCAGTCGCACAAGCCTCGCATACAGTAAGTAATGGTGGAGACAGAGTTATATGGGACACGCTAATTAAAGGCGAACTGAGTGTACACATCATTAATGGAGATCATTTTACCCTGATGCGAGAGCCAAACCAAGTTGCCGAAATTGCATACTACCTTGGTTGCTATCTCTAG